A genomic window from Streptococcus sanguinis includes:
- the greA gene encoding transcription elongation factor GreA yields MAEKTYPMTLEEKEKLEKELEELKLVRRPEVVERIKIARSYGDLSENSEYEAAKDEQAFVEGQISSLETKIRYAEIVNSDAVAKDEVAIGKTVTIQEVGESEEEVYIIVGSAGADAFAGKISNESPIGQALIGKKIGDTATVETPVGSYDVKILKVEKTV; encoded by the coding sequence ATGGCTGAAAAAACTTATCCTATGACCCTAGAGGAAAAGGAAAAACTAGAAAAAGAATTAGAAGAATTGAAATTGGTGCGTCGTCCAGAAGTGGTAGAACGTATCAAGATTGCCCGCTCATACGGCGATTTGTCAGAAAACAGTGAATACGAAGCTGCTAAGGACGAACAGGCTTTTGTGGAAGGTCAGATTTCTAGTCTGGAAACCAAGATCCGCTACGCTGAGATTGTAAACAGTGACGCTGTAGCCAAGGACGAGGTAGCTATCGGAAAAACAGTTACCATCCAAGAAGTAGGCGAAAGCGAAGAGGAAGTTTACATTATCGTTGGTTCTGCTGGTGCAGATGCATTCGCAGGCAAGATATCTAATGAAAGCCCGATTGGACAAGCTTTGATTGGCAAGAAAATAGGCGATACTGCAACAGTCGAAACACCGGTTGGCAGCTACGACGTTAAAATTCTCAAGGTTGAAAAAACCGTTTAA
- a CDS encoding GTP pyrophosphokinase family protein has translation MQEQDIYGKYGVYLPKILDNLSQRIQEANDRVKQETGQKLFEHFNARVKQAASMEEKCQRKNLPRAPESALKEIRDAIGIRIVCGFIEDIYQTIEVLRQLEGCEIVLEKDYIRAAKPNGYRSYHLILEVETPYEDCLGQTPGHYFVEIQLRTIAMDSWASLEHQMKYKHEIKDSKRIVRELKRCADELASCDVTMQTIRNLIRESE, from the coding sequence ATGCAAGAGCAAGATATTTATGGGAAATATGGTGTCTACCTGCCCAAGATTTTAGATAATCTTAGTCAGCGTATTCAAGAGGCTAATGATCGAGTCAAGCAGGAAACAGGGCAGAAGCTTTTTGAGCATTTTAATGCACGGGTAAAGCAGGCAGCCAGTATGGAAGAGAAATGTCAACGCAAGAATCTGCCTAGGGCGCCAGAGTCTGCCCTGAAAGAAATTCGTGATGCGATTGGGATTCGGATTGTTTGCGGTTTTATCGAGGACATCTATCAGACGATTGAGGTGCTTCGTCAGCTGGAGGGCTGTGAGATTGTTCTGGAAAAGGACTATATCCGAGCAGCCAAGCCTAATGGGTATCGTTCTTACCACTTGATATTAGAGGTGGAGACTCCTTATGAGGACTGTTTGGGACAGACTCCGGGCCATTATTTTGTAGAAATCCAGCTTCGGACCATTGCTATGGATTCTTGGGCCAGCTTAGAGCATCAGATGAAGTACAAGCATGAGATTAAAGACAGCAAGCGGATTGTCCGCGAGCTGAAACGCTGTGCAGATGAGTTGGCTTCCTGT